Proteins from a genomic interval of Cyanobium sp. AMD-g:
- a CDS encoding glutathione peroxidase, translated as MALNVSDVVVRSASGEERQLGAWAGTVLLIVNVASRCGFTRQYAGLQALQDRFGPQGFAVLGFPCNDFGAQEPGTLEEIQQFCSTTYGVGFELFDKVHATGSKTAPYDTLTQAEPAGDVAWNFEKFLIGKDGTVLARFKSAVEPDGAELVAAIEKALAA; from the coding sequence ATGGCGCTGAACGTGAGTGACGTGGTGGTGCGCAGCGCCAGCGGCGAGGAGCGCCAGCTCGGCGCATGGGCAGGGACGGTGCTGCTGATCGTCAACGTGGCCAGCCGCTGCGGCTTCACCCGCCAGTACGCCGGCCTGCAGGCCCTGCAGGACCGCTTCGGACCCCAGGGCTTCGCCGTGCTCGGCTTCCCCTGCAACGACTTCGGCGCCCAGGAACCGGGCACGCTGGAGGAGATCCAGCAGTTCTGCTCCACCACCTACGGCGTGGGCTTCGAGCTGTTCGACAAGGTGCATGCGACGGGCTCGAAGACGGCGCCCTACGACACCCTCACCCAGGCCGAACCCGCCGGCGACGTGGCCTGGAATTTCGAGAAGTTCCTGATCGGCAAAGACGGCACCGTGCTGGCCCGCTTCAAGAGCGCCGTGGAACCGGACGGGGCTGAGCTGGTTGCCGCGATCGAGAAAGCGCTGGCCGCCTGA
- a CDS encoding dienelactone hydrolase family protein produces the protein MSPSDSVASWLQLEPQRPEQVPLRCWWARPTGTPPRGGVLVLPEVFGINGWIRSVTQRLAEAGYAALAVPLYARTAPELELGYGPADLALGRHHKELTRADQLLSDVGLAADWLQQQLPVPATGLGCVGFCFGGHVALLAASLPQVAVTVDFYGAGVASGRPGGGPASLEVVPSIAGTLLCICGDGDPLIPPADVAAMATALLAANAVRVQAVAPFQHHQPVVLEGGHGFMCSARPDHRPEAAAAGWSLLLEAFDHGLGSPGDRDSA, from the coding sequence TTGTCCCCTTCCGATTCCGTCGCTTCCTGGCTGCAGCTTGAGCCCCAGCGGCCGGAGCAGGTTCCGCTGCGCTGCTGGTGGGCCCGGCCCACTGGCACACCGCCCCGGGGCGGTGTTCTGGTGTTGCCGGAGGTGTTCGGGATCAATGGCTGGATCCGCAGCGTCACGCAGCGCTTGGCCGAGGCGGGTTACGCAGCCCTGGCGGTGCCCCTCTATGCCCGCACCGCCCCTGAGCTGGAGCTGGGTTATGGCCCCGCCGACCTGGCGCTGGGCCGCCACCACAAGGAGCTCACCCGCGCCGACCAGCTGCTGAGTGATGTGGGCCTCGCCGCCGACTGGCTGCAGCAGCAGTTGCCCGTGCCTGCCACCGGCCTGGGATGTGTGGGGTTCTGTTTCGGCGGCCACGTCGCCCTGCTGGCCGCCAGCCTGCCCCAGGTGGCCGTCACGGTTGATTTCTACGGAGCCGGCGTGGCCTCGGGCCGCCCCGGTGGTGGTCCTGCCAGCCTGGAAGTGGTGCCGTCGATCGCTGGCACGCTGCTTTGCATCTGCGGCGATGGCGATCCCCTCATCCCCCCGGCGGATGTGGCGGCGATGGCAACAGCCCTTTTAGCCGCCAACGCCGTCCGGGTTCAGGCCGTGGCCCCCTTCCAGCACCACCAGCCGGTGGTGCTGGAAGGGGGCCACGGCTTCATGTGCTCGGCCCGGCCCGACCATCGCCCCGAGGCGGCGGCGGCCGGCTGGTCACTGCTGCTGGAGGCGTTCGATCACGGGCTGGGGTCGCCAGGGGACCGCGACTCCGCCTGA
- the miaA gene encoding tRNA (adenosine(37)-N6)-dimethylallyltransferase MiaA has translation MAPSPGADLPLVIALLGPTASGKTALAIELAEALDLAVLSVDSRQMYRHMDVGTAKPTPEQRARVRHELLDLSDPDQPLTLQEFTALAGAAIAAEHQRRGVALLVGGSGLYLKALLAGLQPPAVPPQPALRAQFADLGQAVCHQLLQQNDPQAAGRISPADAVRTIRALEVLYATGRPLSALQRQCPPPWRVLELGLDPADLPQRIGRRTAALYDGGLVQETAQLIDRFGADCPLLTTIGYGEAAQLLRGELERDAAIALTERRTRQYAKRQRTWFRRQHQPLWLTEGAMGGASEADVLQQAMEAATGGLG, from the coding sequence GTGGCGCCCTCCCCCGGAGCCGATCTGCCGCTGGTGATCGCCCTGCTCGGCCCGACCGCCAGCGGCAAGACCGCCCTGGCGATCGAACTGGCCGAGGCCCTCGATCTGGCCGTGCTGTCGGTGGACTCACGCCAGATGTACCGCCATATGGACGTGGGCACGGCCAAGCCCACGCCTGAGCAGCGGGCCCGGGTGCGCCACGAACTGCTGGATCTGAGTGACCCCGACCAGCCGCTCACCCTGCAGGAGTTCACGGCCCTGGCGGGCGCCGCGATCGCGGCGGAACACCAGCGCCGGGGCGTGGCCCTGCTGGTGGGGGGAAGCGGGCTCTATCTCAAGGCCCTGCTGGCGGGCCTGCAGCCGCCGGCGGTGCCGCCCCAGCCGGCCCTGCGGGCCCAGTTCGCCGACCTCGGTCAGGCCGTCTGCCACCAACTGCTGCAGCAGAACGACCCACAGGCGGCCGGTCGCATCTCCCCGGCCGACGCCGTCCGCACCATCCGGGCCCTGGAGGTGCTCTATGCCACCGGGCGGCCCCTGTCGGCCCTGCAGCGCCAGTGCCCTCCCCCCTGGCGCGTGCTGGAACTGGGCCTGGATCCGGCCGACCTGCCCCAGCGCATCGGGCGCCGCACGGCCGCGCTCTACGACGGCGGACTGGTGCAGGAAACGGCCCAGTTGATCGATCGTTTCGGCGCCGACTGCCCGTTGCTGACCACGATCGGCTATGGCGAAGCGGCGCAGCTGCTGCGGGGCGAACTGGAGCGGGACGCCGCCATCGCCCTGACGGAGCGGCGGACGCGGCAGTACGCCAAACGGCAGCGCACCTGGTTCCGGCGCCAGCACCAGCCCCTCTGGCTGACGGAGGGGGCCATGGGCGGGGCTTCGGAGGCCGATGTGCTTCAACAGGCCATGGAAGCGGCCACGGGCGGTTTAGGGTGA
- the infC gene encoding translation initiation factor IF-3, whose product MPPRPRFDRRAPVRELPNINDRISYPNLRVVDADGSQLGVITREAALEVARDRELDLVLVSEKADPPVCRIMDYGKYKFEQEKKAKEAKKKSHQTEVKEVKMRYKIDSHDYQVRIGQAVRFLKSGDKVKCTVIFRGREIQHTALAEQLLYRMAKDLEENAEIQQPPKREGRNMIMFLSPRKQAAGKTAAAAAS is encoded by the coding sequence ATGCCTCCCCGTCCCCGTTTTGATCGCCGTGCTCCCGTACGGGAGCTGCCCAACATCAACGACCGCATCAGCTACCCCAACCTTCGTGTGGTGGATGCGGACGGCAGTCAACTGGGAGTCATCACCCGAGAGGCGGCCCTCGAGGTCGCCCGCGACCGCGAGCTGGATCTTGTCCTGGTGAGCGAGAAGGCCGATCCGCCGGTCTGCCGGATCATGGATTACGGCAAGTACAAGTTCGAACAGGAAAAGAAGGCCAAGGAGGCCAAGAAGAAATCGCACCAGACCGAGGTCAAGGAGGTGAAGATGCGCTACAAGATCGACTCGCACGACTACCAGGTGCGCATTGGACAGGCGGTCCGCTTCCTCAAATCGGGCGACAAGGTCAAGTGCACGGTGATCTTCCGGGGCCGGGAGATCCAGCACACGGCCCTGGCCGAGCAGTTGCTGTATCGCATGGCCAAGGACCTCGAAGAAAACGCCGAGATCCAGCAGCCCCCCAAGCGCGAAGGCCGCAACATGATCATGTTCCTCAGCCCCCGCAAGCAGGCGGCCGGCAAGACGGCCGCTGCCGCTGCCAGCTGA
- a CDS encoding SH3 domain-containing protein: MTPRHPMAVPAWRWAALLGFALLAPAALPAGGGDRRLPDVRRRERQAEPLLSNGTVGLHCAPRCQAPVLARLETGAPLRVLREWMEPGGRRWLQVEASTAAGQPSRGWLAG, from the coding sequence ATGACCCCACGCCATCCAATGGCTGTGCCGGCCTGGCGCTGGGCCGCCTTGCTCGGTTTCGCCCTGCTGGCGCCGGCGGCCCTGCCCGCCGGCGGTGGCGACCGGCGCTTGCCGGATGTCCGGCGCCGCGAACGCCAGGCCGAACCCCTGCTCAGCAACGGCACCGTCGGGCTCCACTGCGCCCCCCGCTGCCAGGCGCCGGTGCTGGCACGGCTGGAAACGGGAGCCCCGCTGCGGGTGTTGCGTGAGTGGATGGAGCCAGGCGGCCGCCGCTGGCTCCAGGTGGAAGCTTCCACCGCCGCCGGCCAGCCCAGCCGCGGCTGGCTGGCGGGCTGA
- the mgtE gene encoding magnesium transporter translates to MAEASAVAEVVARQLEGLLQAGNYDGAKLLLQPVQAVDSAEAIGTLPRTLQALAFRLLPKNEAIEVYEYLDGSVQQSLLERLRSGEVLELVEEMSPDDRVRLFDELPAKVVRRLLAELSPAERRVTAQMLGYEAETAGRLMTTEFIDLKEFHSAQQALDIVRRRARDTETIYSLYVTDASRHLSGMLSLRDLVTADPEDRLGDVMTREVMSVATDTDQEEVARVIQRYDFLAVPVVDREQRLVGIVTVDDVIDVIQQEATRDLYAAGAVQAGDEDDYFRSNLFTVARRRVVWLLVLLVANTGTSAVIASEQLVLKQVVLLAAFIPLLIGTGGNVGAQSSTVVIRGLSTQRLQSLGPWRTIGRELVAGALLGGLLAVVVVPWAWTMGGSALVATSAGISLVAITTLAATAGAALPLLFDRLGLDPALMSAPFITTATDVAGVFIYLKTAQLLLPRLGMG, encoded by the coding sequence ATGGCTGAGGCCTCCGCCGTCGCCGAGGTGGTGGCCCGCCAGTTGGAGGGACTGCTGCAGGCGGGCAATTACGACGGCGCCAAACTGCTGCTGCAGCCCGTGCAGGCAGTGGATTCCGCCGAGGCGATCGGCACCCTGCCGCGCACGCTGCAGGCGCTGGCTTTTCGCCTGCTGCCCAAGAACGAGGCGATCGAGGTCTACGAGTACCTCGATGGCTCCGTGCAGCAGAGCCTGCTGGAGCGGCTGCGCTCCGGTGAGGTGCTGGAGCTTGTGGAGGAGATGTCCCCGGACGACCGGGTGCGGCTGTTCGATGAGCTGCCGGCCAAGGTGGTGCGTCGGCTGCTGGCGGAGCTCTCTCCGGCGGAGCGGCGGGTCACGGCCCAGATGCTGGGCTACGAGGCCGAAACTGCCGGGCGTCTGATGACGACCGAATTCATCGACCTCAAGGAATTCCACAGCGCCCAGCAGGCCCTCGACATCGTCCGCCGCCGCGCCCGCGACACCGAGACGATCTACAGCCTCTACGTGACCGATGCCTCGCGTCACCTCAGCGGCATGCTCTCGCTGCGGGATCTGGTGACGGCGGATCCGGAGGACCGGCTGGGGGATGTGATGACGCGGGAGGTGATGAGCGTCGCCACCGACACCGACCAGGAGGAGGTGGCCCGGGTGATCCAGCGCTATGACTTCCTGGCCGTGCCGGTGGTGGACCGGGAGCAGCGGCTGGTGGGAATCGTCACCGTGGACGACGTCATCGACGTCATCCAGCAGGAGGCCACCCGCGACCTCTACGCCGCCGGCGCCGTGCAGGCCGGCGATGAGGACGACTACTTCCGCAGCAACCTGTTCACCGTGGCCCGTCGCCGGGTGGTGTGGCTGCTGGTGCTGCTGGTGGCGAACACCGGCACCTCGGCTGTGATCGCCTCCGAGCAGCTGGTGCTGAAGCAGGTGGTGCTGCTGGCAGCCTTCATTCCGCTGTTGATCGGCACCGGCGGCAACGTCGGCGCCCAGAGCTCCACCGTGGTCATCCGGGGTCTGAGCACCCAGCGGCTCCAGTCCCTCGGACCCTGGCGCACCATCGGCCGGGAGCTGGTCGCCGGGGCGCTGCTGGGCGGTCTGCTGGCGGTGGTGGTTGTGCCCTGGGCCTGGACCATGGGGGGCAGTGCGCTGGTGGCGACCTCAGCCGGCATCAGCCTGGTGGCGATCACCACCCTGGCCGCCACCGCGGGCGCGGCCCTGCCGCTGCTGTTCGACCGGCTCGGCCTTGACCCGGCCCTGATGTCGGCCCCGTTCATCACCACGGCCACAGACGTGGCAGGCGTTTTCATCTACCTCAAGACCGCCCAGCTGCTGCTGCCGAGGCTGGGAATGGGGTGA
- a CDS encoding GntR family transcriptional regulator, which produces MRFHIQQESDIPASTQLYNQICFAIAARHYPPGHRLPSTRQLAMQTGLHRNTISKVYRQLETDGVVEAMAGSGIYVRDQQNPREIKPPPGLRSKALPDIDREVRQSVDGLLNAGCTLQQARELLTREIDWRLRCGARVLVSTSREDIGASILIAEELKPSLEVPVEVVPIEELEAVLETSSKGTVVTSRYFLQEVEQIAKVHGVRAVPVDLNDFGHELGMLKELRPGSCVGLVSISPGILRAAEVILHSMRGNELLVMTANPDTSSRLLALLRASSHVICDKPSLPLVEQTLRQNRAQLMRLPMVHCAQSYLGAATIDQLRKEIGLLAV; this is translated from the coding sequence GTGCGTTTTCACATTCAGCAGGAGAGCGACATCCCGGCGTCGACCCAGCTGTACAACCAGATCTGCTTCGCCATCGCGGCCCGGCACTACCCGCCGGGCCACCGATTGCCGAGCACGCGCCAGCTGGCCATGCAGACCGGCCTGCACCGCAACACGATCAGCAAGGTCTACCGCCAGCTCGAAACCGACGGCGTGGTGGAGGCCATGGCCGGTTCAGGGATCTATGTGCGCGACCAGCAGAACCCGCGCGAGATCAAGCCGCCGCCGGGGCTGCGCAGCAAGGCCCTGCCGGACATCGACCGCGAGGTGCGCCAGAGCGTCGATGGGCTGCTGAACGCCGGCTGCACCCTGCAGCAGGCGCGGGAGCTGCTCACGCGGGAAATCGACTGGCGGCTGCGCTGCGGTGCCCGGGTGCTGGTGAGCACCTCCCGCGAAGACATCGGCGCCTCGATCCTGATCGCCGAGGAGCTCAAGCCCAGCCTGGAGGTGCCGGTGGAGGTGGTGCCGATCGAAGAGCTCGAAGCGGTGCTGGAGACCTCCAGCAAGGGCACGGTGGTGACCAGCCGCTACTTCCTGCAGGAGGTGGAGCAGATCGCCAAGGTGCACGGGGTGCGCGCCGTGCCGGTGGACCTCAACGACTTCGGCCACGAACTGGGCATGCTCAAGGAGCTGCGTCCCGGCAGCTGCGTCGGACTGGTGAGCATCAGCCCGGGGATCCTGCGGGCCGCCGAAGTGATCCTGCACAGCATGCGGGGCAACGAACTGCTGGTGATGACGGCCAATCCCGACACCAGCAGCCGCCTGCTGGCGTTGCTGCGGGCCTCCAGCCACGTGATCTGCGACAAACCCAGCCTGCCCCTGGTGGAGCAGACCCTGCGCCAGAACCGCGCCCAGCTGATGCGCCTGCCGATGGTGCACTGTGCGCAGAGCTACCTTGGCGCCGCCACCATCGACCAGCTCCGCAAGGAGATCGGCCTCCTGGCGGTCTGA
- the gyrB gene encoding DNA topoisomerase (ATP-hydrolyzing) subunit B: protein MSDAIKVEAAYGAEQIQVLEGLEPVRKRPGMYIGTTGPRGLHHLVYEVVDNSVDEALAGHCDAIVVTLHEDGSASVTDNGRGIPTDIHPRTGRSALETVLTVLHAGGKFGSGGYKVSGGLHGVGISVVNALSEWVEVTVHRQGQVHRQRFERGLPIGTLVSEDAPDAGTGTAVRFRPDLEIFSGGIEFDYHTLSARLRELAYLNGGVRIVFRDERPAASNAAGEAHEEVYHYEGGIKEYVAYMNAEKDPLHAEIIYVNATKDGVQVEAALQWCVDAYSDSILGFANNIRTVDGGTHIEGLKTVLTRTLNTFAKKRGKRKDADTNLAGENIREGLTAVLSVKVPEPEFEGQTKTKLGNTEVRGIVDTTVGEALGEYLEFNPQVIDLILEKAIQAFNAAEAARRARELVRRKSVLESSTLPGKLADCSSRDPSESEIYIVEGDSAGGSAKQGRDRRFQAILPLRGKILNIEKTDDAKIYKNTEIQALITALGLGIKGEDFEEKNLRYHRIVIMTDADVDGAHIRTLLLTFFYRYQKALVEGGYIYIACPPLYKVERGKNHNYCYNENELKKVLSGFGEKANYNIQRFKGLGEMMPKQLWETTMDPETRMMKRVEIEDALEADRIFTILMGDKVAPRREFIETHSAELDFAQLDI from the coding sequence ATGAGCGACGCCATCAAAGTCGAAGCGGCCTACGGCGCCGAACAGATTCAGGTGCTGGAAGGCCTGGAGCCGGTGCGCAAACGGCCCGGCATGTACATCGGCACCACCGGCCCCAGGGGTCTGCACCATCTCGTTTACGAGGTGGTCGACAACTCGGTGGACGAGGCCCTGGCCGGCCACTGCGACGCGATCGTGGTGACCTTGCACGAGGATGGCTCCGCCAGCGTCACCGATAACGGACGCGGCATCCCCACCGACATCCACCCCCGCACCGGCCGCAGCGCCCTGGAGACGGTGCTGACCGTGCTCCACGCCGGCGGCAAGTTCGGCAGTGGCGGTTACAAGGTCTCCGGTGGTCTGCACGGCGTCGGCATCTCGGTGGTGAACGCCCTCAGCGAGTGGGTGGAGGTCACCGTCCACCGCCAGGGCCAGGTCCACCGCCAGCGGTTCGAGCGCGGCCTCCCGATCGGCACCCTCGTCTCCGAGGACGCCCCTGATGCCGGCACCGGCACCGCGGTGCGCTTCCGGCCCGACCTCGAGATCTTCAGTGGCGGGATCGAGTTCGATTACCACACCCTGTCGGCGCGTCTGCGCGAGCTTGCCTATCTCAACGGCGGGGTCCGCATCGTCTTCCGCGATGAGCGGCCTGCGGCCAGCAACGCCGCTGGTGAGGCCCACGAGGAGGTCTATCACTACGAAGGCGGCATCAAGGAGTACGTCGCCTACATGAATGCGGAGAAGGACCCTCTGCATGCCGAGATCATCTATGTGAATGCCACCAAGGATGGCGTCCAGGTGGAGGCGGCCCTGCAGTGGTGCGTCGATGCCTACTCCGACAGCATCCTGGGTTTCGCCAACAACATCCGCACCGTGGATGGCGGCACCCACATCGAGGGCCTCAAGACGGTGCTCACCCGCACCCTGAACACCTTCGCCAAGAAGCGCGGCAAGCGTAAGGACGCCGACACCAACCTGGCTGGTGAGAACATCCGCGAAGGACTCACGGCCGTGCTGTCGGTGAAAGTGCCGGAGCCGGAATTTGAAGGCCAGACCAAGACCAAGCTGGGCAACACCGAGGTGCGTGGCATCGTCGACACGACGGTGGGTGAGGCCCTGGGCGAATACCTGGAGTTCAACCCCCAGGTGATCGACCTGATCCTGGAGAAGGCGATCCAGGCCTTCAACGCCGCCGAAGCCGCCCGCCGGGCGCGGGAGCTGGTCCGGCGCAAGTCGGTGCTCGAAAGCTCCACCCTGCCTGGCAAACTGGCCGACTGCAGCTCCCGCGACCCGAGCGAATCGGAGATCTACATCGTGGAGGGGGATTCGGCCGGTGGCTCCGCCAAACAGGGCCGCGACCGTCGCTTCCAGGCGATCCTGCCCCTGCGCGGCAAGATTCTCAACATCGAGAAGACCGACGACGCCAAGATCTACAAGAACACCGAGATCCAGGCCCTGATCACGGCGCTCGGATTGGGCATCAAAGGCGAGGACTTCGAGGAGAAGAACCTCCGCTACCACCGCATCGTCATCATGACCGATGCCGATGTGGACGGCGCCCACATCCGCACCCTGCTGCTCACCTTCTTCTACCGCTATCAGAAAGCCCTGGTGGAGGGCGGCTACATCTACATCGCCTGCCCGCCGCTCTACAAGGTGGAGCGCGGCAAGAATCACAACTACTGCTACAACGAAAATGAGCTCAAGAAGGTGCTTTCGGGCTTCGGTGAGAAGGCCAACTACAACATCCAGCGCTTCAAGGGTCTGGGCGAAATGATGCCCAAGCAGCTCTGGGAAACCACCATGGATCCGGAGACCCGCATGATGAAGCGGGTGGAGATCGAAGATGCCCTCGAGGCCGATCGCATTTTCACGATCCTGATGGGCGACAAGGTGGCTCCGAGGCGGGAGTTCATCGAGACCCACAGCGCCGAGCTGGATTTCGCCCAGCTCGACATCTGA
- the cysE gene encoding serine O-acetyltransferase → MLDALRADLAIIRQRDPAARGTLEILLCYPGFHALELHRVSHRLWRLGLPLLPRMLSQLGRLLTGVEIHPGARIGRGVFIDHGMGVVIGETSVIGDNCLLYQGVTLGGTGKEHGKRHPTLMDNVVVGAGAKVLGAITVGTNTRIGAGSVLLRNVGADSTVVGIPGRVIHQAGARIDPLAHSALPDAEASVIRNLMERIDSLENDVNRLQACLQEVAAGRPLKEPCSGTAQNLRDREILEFLGDNPDIPN, encoded by the coding sequence ATGCTCGATGCACTCAGGGCCGACCTGGCCATCATCCGGCAGCGGGATCCGGCGGCCAGGGGCACCCTGGAGATCCTGCTCTGCTACCCGGGCTTCCACGCCCTGGAACTGCACCGGGTCAGCCACCGCCTCTGGCGGCTGGGGTTGCCCCTGCTGCCGCGGATGCTGAGCCAGCTGGGCCGGCTGCTCACGGGGGTGGAGATCCACCCCGGGGCCCGGATCGGCCGGGGGGTGTTCATCGACCACGGCATGGGGGTGGTGATCGGCGAGACCAGCGTCATCGGCGACAACTGCCTCCTCTACCAGGGCGTCACCCTGGGGGGCACCGGCAAGGAGCACGGCAAGCGCCACCCCACCCTGATGGACAACGTGGTGGTGGGGGCAGGGGCCAAGGTGTTGGGGGCGATCACCGTGGGCACCAACACCCGCATCGGTGCCGGTTCGGTGCTGCTGCGCAACGTGGGGGCCGACAGCACCGTGGTGGGCATTCCCGGCCGGGTGATCCACCAGGCCGGGGCCCGCATCGACCCGCTGGCCCACTCCGCCCTGCCGGATGCGGAGGCGTCGGTGATCCGCAACCTGATGGAGCGGATCGACAGCCTCGAAAACGACGTCAACCGGCTGCAGGCCTGCCTGCAGGAAGTGGCCGCCGGCAGGCCCCTGAAGGAGCCCTGCAGCGGCACCGCCCAGAACCTGCGTGATCGGGAGATCCTGGAATTCCTGGGAGACAATCCGGACATCCCCAACTGA